One genomic window of Candidatus Poribacteria bacterium includes the following:
- a CDS encoding leucine-rich repeat domain-containing protein, giving the protein MLHVLRRSILFFMLLALGIAWSGCAKGITSVQPVNIPDANFRAAIERTLDKPAGATITNADMGALTSLEGDGGNICDLTGLEFATNLKHLCLSNNQLLDLSPLAGLTNLEILELNLNYVSDLSPLTGLTNLEILILGFNRVSDLSPLAELTNLEALSLCYKPVPDLSSLEQLDLYDYRISDLSPLAKLTNLEFLILRSNRISDLSPLVELTNLKTLNLCDNRVSDLSPVVKLINLKELDVRSNPLNPKTIIDDVPILEAAGIYVRHSYQ; this is encoded by the coding sequence ATGTTACACGTCTTGCGTCGTTCAATACTGTTCTTCATGTTACTCGCTCTGGGGATTGCATGGAGTGGTTGCGCGAAAGGGATTACTTCCGTGCAACCGGTTAATATACCGGATGCCAATTTCCGTGCTGCTATTGAGCGCACGCTTGACAAGCCCGCAGGTGCCACAATCACAAACGCTGATATGGGGGCTTTGACGAGTCTTGAAGGGGATGGGGGTAATATTTGTGATTTAACCGGTCTTGAGTTTGCGACTAATCTTAAACATCTGTGCCTCAGTAACAACCAGTTATTGGATCTATCACCACTGGCCGGATTAACTAATTTAGAAATCCTAGAACTTAACCTTAACTATGTATCAGATCTATCGCCCTTGACAGGATTAACCAATCTAGAGATTCTCATACTTGGCTTCAACCGTGTATCAGACCTATCGCCCCTCGCAGAATTAACCAATCTAGAGGCTTTGTCACTTTGCTATAAACCAGTACCCGATCTATCCTCCCTTGAACAACTCGATCTTTACGACTACCGTATATCAGACCTATCGCCCTTAGCGAAATTAACAAATCTGGAATTTTTGATACTTCGCTCCAACCGCATATCTGACCTATCACCATTGGTAGAATTAACAAATCTGAAAACACTGAACCTTTGCGACAACCGCGTCTCGGATCTATCGCCTGTGGTAAAATTAATCAATCTGAAAGAACTGGATGTTCGATCGAACCCACTGAACCCGAAAACAATCATCGATGATGTACCAATCCTCGAAGCCGCAGGTATTTATGTCAGGCATTCGTATCAATAA